The genomic segment CATGGCAGAGATCACCAAGCGCGCCGACGACTACAGCCGCTGGTACCAGGACGTCATCCAGGCCGCCGAGCTGGCCGACAACAGCCCCGTGCGCGGCTGCATGGTGATCCGGCCGAACGGCTACGCCATCTGGGAGAACATCCAGCGCACCCTGGACGACAAGTTCAAGGAGCTCGGCCACGTCAACGCCTACTTCCCGCTGCTGATCCCGAAGAGCTTCCTGGCCAAGGAGGCCCAGCACGTCGAGGGATTCGCCAAGGAGTGCGCCATCGTCACGCACCACCGCCTCAAGCAGGTGGAGCGCAACGGCAAGGTCGATGTCATTCCGGATCCGGAGTCGAAGCTGGAGGAGGAGTACATCATCCGCCCCACCAGCGAGACGGTCATCTGGGACCAGTACCGCAAGTGGATCCAGAGCTACCGCGACCTGCCCATCCTGATCAACCAGTGGGCCAACGTCATGCGCTGGGAGATGCGCACGCGCATGTTCCTGCGCACGACCGAGTTCCTCTGGCAGGAGGGCCACACGGCCCACGCCACCGCCGCGGAGGGCCGCGAGGAGACGCTGCAGATGCTCGAGGTGTACCGCTGGTTCGCCGAGGACATCCTGGCCATGCCCGTCGTGTGCGGCACCAAGACGGCCAACGAGCGCTTCGCCGGCGCGGTGGAGACGTTCTCCATCGAGGCCATGATGCAGGACCGCAAGGCCCTGCAGGCCGCCACGTCCCACGACCTGGGCCAGAACTTCGCCAAGGCCTTCGACGTGAAGTACCAGAGCGCCGAGGGCCAGGTCGAGCACGTGTGGGCCACGAGCTGGGGCATGTCGACGCGCATCATGGGCGCCCTGATCATGACCCACAGCGACGACAACGGCCTGGTGCTGCCGCCGCGCATCGCCCACACCAAGGCCGTGATCGTGCCCATCTGGAAGAACGACGAGGAGATGGCGCAGGTC from the bacterium genome contains:
- a CDS encoding proline--tRNA ligase, translated to MAEITKRADDYSRWYQDVIQAAELADNSPVRGCMVIRPNGYAIWENIQRTLDDKFKELGHVNAYFPLLIPKSFLAKEAQHVEGFAKECAIVTHHRLKQVERNGKVDVIPDPESKLEEEYIIRPTSETVIWDQYRKWIQSYRDLPILINQWANVMRWEMRTRMFLRTTEFLWQEGHTAHATAAEGREETLQMLEVYRWFAEDILAMPVVCGTKTANERFAGAVETFSIEAMMQDRKALQAATSHDLGQNFAKAFDVKYQSAEGQVEHVWATSWGMSTRIMGALIMTHSDDNGLVLPPRIAHTKAVIVPIWKNDEEMAQVVAAAEKLAAELAPIVGRVHVDKRDNMRPGWKYAEWERKGVPVRLELGPRDLADQKVMMAARHDRAKNPVPFAELAAALPAELARIQQDLYDAALARRTEATVEIDSWEEFTQLFEGKGGFAHCHWCGDGDCENTIQEKTKVTIRNVPFERDTTEGTCVHCGNKSIGRVLFAQSY